The Corynebacterium jeddahense genome has a window encoding:
- a CDS encoding proline dehydrogenase family protein yields the protein MPQLSTSQTPPPNSADLDAVVEAAVARAYHWMDETAEADANDASTQQLAEMLRDDNGVRFTMDFVDRVMRPESNRVAANALRSITRGVDARFLGQINALLVGVGAFVGPFLPNVVVPAARARLRQLVGHLVLDAESDAVNKLLDNAKQRGEQLNLNLLGEAVLGEEEATDRAERTLALIKNPRVTYVSVKASSMVSQLNHWDYDECVRQVKNRIRPLYRAARDRDPRVFINMDMEEYHDLHLTIDVFTQLLSEDEFKDYEGGIVLQAYLPDTLGALEYLAEFAQRRVAEGGSKIKIRLVKGANLSMERHHAEVKGWPQAPYLTKDEVDANYYRLLDFILRPEYADALSIGVASHNLFTSALAYELAQRRGVTSMVDSEMLQGMSPAQQEIVRDVYGRQILYTPVVKRDDFDVAVSYLVRRLEETAAPQNFLPALFAPKTADHDPIKEQEKVFRWAVDNRWDVHNGPNRTQNRNDEQGRHVAADSAATGRFLNEPDTDPALEANRAWAVEHLNNPPAVDTGEEITDPSAIRDHIARALEAQRAWGARSSDERAEVLEAIGDEIARRRGDFIAIAAHEAGKTVDQTDPEISEAIDFCDFYADSARHLDDIAGEFEPNKLTVVVPPWNFPVAIPTGGVMASLAAGSAVILKPAPQVTQCAKLIADCIHTVFEAKGIDPDTVQYVRADEGEAGKALLTDDAVDAIILTGASDTAQLFKSWNPKLNVMAETSGKNAIIITPSADPDLAVNDLYLSAFGHSGQKCSAASLAILVGSAGESDRLKNQLLDAASTLVVGPGTDLSTTMNGLIEAPGEKLERGLTRLEPGETWLLEPKQLDEEGKFWSPGIRDDVKPGSWYHQNECFGPVLGIMHAKDLDEAIEWQNSTGYGLTAGIHTLDGDEINHWLDRVEAGNVYVNRGITGAIVQRQPFGGWKKSSVGPGAKAGGPNYVAQMGTWRDSDTLAPSPGVSLSAKVQGLLEEFRPQVSTEDYGWLSRAAEYDQRAWDREFGHGHDFSGLRSEANIFRYRNTLEPVVIYVGEHYALRDVYRQLIATAITGTAVRVVTPATLAPDLEAAGVTVDAHTVEGNPPRVRVIGDAPEELYGDISTAVFDGPALIDGRRELLPYLLEQSVSATLHRFGVIQDPAGIRD from the coding sequence ATGCCACAGCTCAGCACCAGCCAGACCCCGCCGCCGAACAGCGCCGATCTCGACGCCGTCGTCGAGGCCGCCGTCGCGCGCGCCTACCACTGGATGGACGAGACAGCGGAGGCGGACGCCAACGACGCCTCCACCCAGCAGCTCGCCGAAATGCTCCGAGACGACAACGGCGTGCGCTTCACCATGGACTTCGTCGACCGCGTCATGCGCCCGGAGAGCAACCGGGTGGCCGCGAACGCGCTGCGCTCCATCACACGCGGCGTGGACGCGCGGTTCTTGGGCCAGATCAACGCATTGCTCGTCGGCGTGGGCGCCTTCGTCGGACCGTTCCTGCCCAACGTGGTCGTGCCCGCCGCGCGTGCCCGGCTGCGCCAGCTCGTCGGCCACCTCGTGCTCGACGCCGAGTCCGACGCGGTGAACAAGCTCCTCGACAACGCGAAGCAGCGCGGCGAGCAGCTCAACCTCAACCTCCTTGGCGAGGCCGTCCTCGGCGAGGAGGAGGCGACCGACCGCGCGGAGCGCACCCTCGCCCTCATCAAGAACCCGCGCGTCACCTACGTCTCGGTGAAGGCGTCCTCGATGGTCTCCCAGCTCAACCACTGGGACTACGACGAGTGCGTGCGCCAGGTGAAGAACCGCATCCGGCCGCTTTACCGCGCGGCGCGCGACCGCGACCCGCGGGTGTTTATCAACATGGACATGGAGGAGTACCACGACCTCCACCTCACCATCGACGTGTTCACCCAGCTGCTCAGCGAGGACGAGTTCAAAGATTACGAGGGCGGCATCGTGCTCCAGGCGTACCTGCCGGACACGCTCGGCGCGCTGGAGTACCTCGCCGAGTTCGCGCAGCGGCGCGTGGCCGAGGGAGGCTCGAAGATCAAGATCCGCCTAGTCAAGGGCGCGAACCTCTCCATGGAGCGCCATCACGCCGAGGTGAAGGGCTGGCCGCAGGCCCCGTACCTGACCAAGGACGAGGTCGACGCGAACTACTACCGCCTGCTCGACTTCATCCTCCGCCCGGAGTACGCGGACGCGCTGTCCATCGGTGTCGCTTCGCACAACCTGTTCACCTCCGCGCTCGCCTACGAGCTCGCGCAGCGCCGCGGCGTGACCAGCATGGTGGATTCGGAGATGCTGCAGGGCATGTCACCCGCGCAGCAGGAGATCGTCCGCGACGTCTACGGACGCCAGATCCTCTACACCCCGGTGGTCAAGCGCGACGACTTCGACGTCGCCGTGAGCTACCTTGTGCGCCGCCTTGAGGAAACGGCGGCCCCGCAGAACTTCCTCCCCGCACTCTTCGCGCCGAAGACGGCGGACCACGACCCGATCAAGGAGCAGGAAAAGGTCTTCCGCTGGGCGGTGGACAACCGCTGGGACGTGCACAACGGGCCGAACCGCACGCAGAACCGTAACGACGAGCAGGGGCGCCACGTGGCGGCCGACTCGGCCGCCACCGGCCGCTTCCTCAACGAGCCGGACACCGACCCGGCGCTCGAGGCGAACCGCGCGTGGGCCGTCGAGCACCTCAACAACCCGCCGGCGGTGGACACCGGCGAGGAGATCACCGACCCGTCCGCCATCCGCGACCACATCGCCCGCGCGCTCGAGGCGCAGCGGGCCTGGGGCGCGCGTTCCTCCGACGAGCGCGCCGAGGTGCTCGAGGCCATCGGCGACGAGATCGCGCGTCGCCGCGGCGACTTCATCGCCATCGCCGCCCACGAGGCCGGCAAGACCGTCGACCAGACCGACCCGGAGATCTCCGAGGCGATCGACTTCTGCGACTTCTACGCCGACAGCGCGCGCCACCTCGACGACATCGCGGGCGAGTTCGAGCCGAACAAGCTCACCGTCGTCGTCCCGCCGTGGAACTTCCCCGTCGCCATCCCCACCGGCGGCGTCATGGCCTCGCTCGCCGCCGGCTCCGCCGTCATCCTCAAGCCCGCGCCGCAGGTGACGCAGTGCGCCAAGCTCATCGCGGACTGCATCCACACCGTCTTCGAGGCGAAGGGCATCGACCCGGACACCGTGCAGTACGTCCGCGCCGACGAGGGCGAGGCGGGCAAGGCGCTGCTGACCGACGACGCCGTCGACGCCATCATCCTCACCGGCGCCTCTGACACCGCACAGCTGTTCAAGTCCTGGAACCCGAAGCTCAACGTGATGGCCGAGACCTCCGGTAAGAACGCGATCATCATCACCCCGTCCGCGGACCCGGATCTCGCGGTCAACGACCTCTACCTCTCCGCGTTCGGCCACTCCGGGCAGAAATGCTCGGCGGCATCCCTGGCCATCCTCGTCGGCTCCGCCGGAGAATCCGACCGGCTGAAGAACCAGCTGCTCGACGCCGCCTCCACCCTCGTCGTCGGCCCGGGCACCGACCTGTCGACGACGATGAACGGGCTCATCGAGGCCCCCGGCGAGAAGCTCGAGCGCGGCCTGACCCGTCTCGAGCCCGGCGAGACCTGGTTGCTCGAGCCGAAGCAGCTCGACGAGGAGGGCAAGTTCTGGTCCCCCGGCATCCGCGACGACGTCAAGCCCGGCTCCTGGTACCACCAGAACGAGTGCTTCGGCCCCGTCCTGGGCATCATGCACGCGAAAGACCTCGACGAGGCCATCGAGTGGCAGAACTCCACCGGGTACGGCCTCACCGCGGGCATCCACACCCTCGACGGCGACGAGATCAACCACTGGCTCGACCGCGTCGAAGCCGGCAACGTCTACGTCAACCGCGGCATCACCGGCGCCATCGTGCAGCGCCAGCCGTTCGGCGGCTGGAAGAAGTCCTCGGTGGGCCCCGGCGCGAAGGCGGGCGGGCCGAACTACGTGGCGCAGATGGGCACGTGGCGCGACAGCGACACCCTCGCGCCGTCGCCGGGCGTGAGCCTCTCCGCGAAGGTGCAGGGCCTGCTCGAGGAGTTCCGCCCGCAGGTGAGCACCGAGGATTACGGCTGGCTCTCCCGCGCCGCCGAGTACGACCAGCGCGCCTGGGACCGCGAGTTTGGCCACGGCCACGACTTCTCCGGCCTGCGTTCGGAGGCGAACATCTTCCGCTACCGCAACACGCTCGAGCCGGTCGTGATCTACGTCGGCGAGCACTACGCGCTGCGTGACGTCTACCGCCAGCTCATCGCCACCGCCATCACGGGCACCGCGGTACGCGTCGTCACGCCGGCAACGCTCGCGCCGGACCTCGAGGCCGCGGGCGTCACCGTCGACGCGCACACCGTCGAGGGCAACCCGCCGCGCGTGCGCGTCATTGGTGACGCCCCCGAGGAGCTCTACGGCGACATCTCGACCGCGGTGTTCGACGGGCCGGCGCTTATCGACGGCCGCAGGGAGCTCCTGCCGTACCTGCTCGAGCAGTCTGTCTCCGCCACCCTCCACCGCTTCGGCGTCATCCAAGACCCGGCCGGCATCCGGGACTAG
- a CDS encoding amino acid permease has translation MTTSKPTPPTPSSRPKAGVLPDEDEGLQKGLSTRQINMIAIGSAIGTGLFLGAGSRLESAGPSLALMYLLCGFIGYLILRSLGELIVHRPTSGSFVSYTREFYGEKAAYVSGWLYWFNWAATAVADATALAIYIRWFAQYYAWIDDIPQWVVALSVIVLVTAMNLISVKFFGEMEFWFSLIKVAFLLTFLAVGIFMVIFGKPNGEPTGLSLISDYGGWFPNGVLPALIVIQGVVFAFAGIELLGTTSGEAEDPRRDIPRAINAVVFRLLLFYFGSVLLLCLLMPYTDYSGDESPFVTFFDSIGVPAAGPITQLVVITAALSSLNAGLYSTGRIMYSLSKAGSAPQWAGRVTKGGVPYGGILLTTGVALFGVVLNYLVPEAAFEVVLNISALGTMASWAAISLSHMRFVRLAKEGKYTRPSYRAPFSPATDIISLLFLVLVVVLMAFDYPVGTWTLVVSLLMWPALAFGWFKVRDRVEFISRSHVNYEKITGDRAPDIDPPLPKH, from the coding sequence ATGACTACCTCCAAGCCCACGCCGCCCACGCCCTCGTCCCGCCCGAAAGCGGGCGTCCTCCCGGACGAGGACGAGGGGCTCCAGAAGGGCCTGTCCACCCGGCAGATCAACATGATCGCGATCGGGTCCGCGATCGGCACCGGCCTCTTCCTCGGCGCCGGCTCGCGCCTGGAATCGGCCGGCCCGTCGCTGGCGCTGATGTACCTGCTGTGCGGGTTCATCGGCTACCTCATCCTGCGCAGCCTCGGCGAGCTCATCGTCCACCGCCCGACGTCCGGGTCATTCGTCTCGTACACCCGCGAGTTCTACGGCGAGAAAGCCGCCTACGTGTCCGGCTGGCTGTACTGGTTCAACTGGGCGGCCACCGCCGTCGCGGACGCCACGGCGCTCGCGATCTACATCCGCTGGTTCGCCCAGTACTACGCCTGGATCGACGACATCCCGCAGTGGGTGGTCGCCCTCTCCGTCATCGTGCTGGTGACCGCGATGAACCTCATTTCGGTGAAGTTCTTCGGCGAGATGGAGTTCTGGTTCTCGCTGATCAAGGTCGCGTTCCTGCTCACCTTCCTGGCCGTCGGCATCTTCATGGTGATCTTCGGCAAGCCCAACGGGGAGCCCACCGGTCTGTCGCTCATATCCGACTACGGCGGCTGGTTCCCCAACGGCGTGCTACCCGCCCTCATCGTCATCCAGGGCGTCGTGTTCGCCTTCGCCGGCATCGAGCTGTTGGGCACGACGTCGGGCGAGGCGGAGGACCCGCGCCGCGACATCCCGCGCGCCATCAACGCCGTCGTGTTCCGCCTGTTGCTGTTCTACTTCGGCTCGGTCCTGCTGCTGTGCCTGCTCATGCCGTACACCGACTACTCCGGGGACGAGTCGCCGTTTGTCACCTTCTTCGACTCAATCGGCGTCCCGGCCGCCGGCCCGATCACGCAGCTGGTGGTCATCACCGCCGCGCTGTCGTCGCTCAACGCGGGCCTGTACTCCACCGGCCGCATCATGTACTCGCTGTCTAAGGCCGGCTCGGCCCCGCAGTGGGCCGGCCGGGTGACCAAGGGCGGCGTGCCGTACGGCGGCATCCTGCTCACCACCGGCGTCGCCCTGTTCGGCGTCGTGCTCAACTACCTCGTGCCGGAGGCGGCCTTCGAGGTCGTGCTCAACATCTCGGCGCTGGGCACCATGGCGTCCTGGGCGGCGATCTCGCTGTCGCACATGCGCTTCGTGCGGCTGGCGAAAGAGGGCAAGTACACCCGGCCGTCGTACCGGGCGCCGTTCTCACCGGCCACCGACATCATCTCGCTACTCTTCCTCGTGCTCGTCGTCGTGCTCATGGCCTTCGACTACCCCGTAGGCACGTGGACGCTCGTCGTGTCGCTGCTCATGTGGCCCGCGCTCGCGTTCGGGTGGTTCAAGGTCCGCGACCGCGTCGAGTTCATCTCCCGCTCCCACGTGAACTACGAGAAGATCACGGGTGACAGGGCCCCCGACATCGATCCCCCGCTACCCAAGCACTAA
- a CDS encoding ornithine cyclodeaminase, producing MTQLVDVTNMCRWIDHHGVEKLIAGILGYIEEDFARWEKFDKIPRVASHTPIGVIELMPTSDSIEYGFKYVNGHPSNPARGFQTVTAFGVLADVDNGYPTFEAEMTLLTALRTAATSAMAAKVLARKDAQVMAMIGAGSQSEFQALGFRAALGIERVRIFDIDPNAMEKFRRNIEPLGIEVYLADSVDDAVEGADIITTCTADKAQNTILDYSLVRPGVHINGVGGDCPGKTELDPRILDDATVFVEFPPQTRIEGEIQNKPEDFEVVELWKVIAGQREGRTSDEEITLFDSVGFAIEDFSALRYLRDSTAGTDFQTFIDLVAEPDDPKDLFSLTSRVLSPL from the coding sequence ATGACCCAACTCGTCGACGTCACCAACATGTGCCGCTGGATCGACCACCACGGCGTGGAAAAGCTCATCGCCGGCATCCTCGGCTACATCGAGGAGGACTTCGCCCGCTGGGAGAAGTTCGACAAGATCCCCCGCGTGGCCAGCCACACCCCGATCGGCGTCATCGAACTCATGCCGACCTCGGACTCCATCGAGTATGGCTTCAAGTACGTCAACGGCCACCCCTCCAACCCGGCGCGCGGCTTTCAGACCGTGACGGCCTTCGGCGTCCTCGCCGACGTGGACAACGGCTACCCCACCTTCGAGGCGGAGATGACGCTGCTCACCGCGCTGCGCACCGCCGCCACGTCCGCGATGGCGGCGAAGGTCCTCGCCCGCAAGGATGCGCAGGTTATGGCGATGATCGGCGCGGGTTCGCAGTCGGAGTTCCAGGCGCTCGGCTTCCGCGCGGCACTCGGCATCGAGCGCGTGCGCATCTTCGACATTGACCCGAACGCTATGGAGAAGTTCCGCCGCAACATCGAGCCGCTCGGCATCGAGGTCTACCTCGCTGACAGCGTCGACGACGCGGTCGAGGGCGCCGACATCATCACCACCTGCACGGCCGATAAGGCGCAGAACACGATCCTGGATTACTCGCTGGTCCGCCCGGGCGTGCACATCAACGGTGTCGGCGGCGACTGCCCCGGCAAGACCGAGCTCGACCCGCGAATCCTCGATGACGCGACCGTCTTCGTCGAGTTCCCGCCGCAGACGCGCATCGAGGGCGAGATCCAGAACAAGCCCGAGGACTTCGAGGTCGTCGAGCTTTGGAAGGTCATCGCCGGGCAGCGCGAGGGCCGCACGAGCGACGAGGAGATCACGCTGTTCGACTCGGTCGGCTTCGCCATCGAGGACTTCTCCGCGCTGCGCTACCTGCGCGATTCGACGGCGGGCACGGACTTCCAGACCTTCATCGACCTCGTCGCCGAGCCGGACGACCCGAAGGATCTGTTCTCGCTGACCAGCCGCGTGCTCAGCCCGCTTTAG